Proteins co-encoded in one Setaria viridis chromosome 9, Setaria_viridis_v4.0, whole genome shotgun sequence genomic window:
- the LOC117837519 gene encoding protein Brevis radix-like 4, producing the protein MLACIACVKEEGGGRDRDDNAGRSAGGDTPTCRDPVKSLTSQLKDMVLKLSGTHRQGAQQRRGGSPPPRGRATSIYRSGYYRPGVVQDDMAVPPATYLGGCGGTGASSASSTPAWGELGGRAEGEAREWVAQVEPGVQITFVSLPGGAGNDLKRIRFSREMYDKWQAQKWWGDNNDRIMELYNVRRFSRQVLPTPPRDDDAERESFYSQSQVGSMAGSPAATPSPAPLTPDRISWGAFARPAPPPSAAARQHSFRPLSPPPPSSSNPSERAWQHQQQQQRQNGAAGKSPAASEAAATEAARTTTSSRDDVSISNASEMEVTEWIIQDEPGVYITVRELPDGTRELRRVRFSRERFAELNAKLWWEENKERIQAQYL; encoded by the exons ATGCTGGCCTGCATCGCCTGCGTGAaagaagaaggcggcggccgggaccgCGATGACAACGCCGGgcgctcggccggcggcgacacCCCGACGTGCAGGGACCCCGTCAAGTCGCTCACCTCCCAG CTCAAGGACATGGTGCTGAAGCTGTCCGGCACGCACCGTCAGGGCGCGCAGCAGAGGCGCGGgggatcgccgccgccgaggggcCGGGCGACCTCCATCTACCGCAGTGGCTACTACCGGCCGGGCGTGGTGCAGGACGACATGGCCGTTCCCCCGGCGACGTACctgggcggctgcggcggcacgGGCGCGTCGAGCGCGAGCTCCACGCCGGCGTGGGGGGAGTTGGGCGGGCGCGCGGAGGGCGAGGCGAGGGAGTGGGTGGCGCAGGTGGAGCCCGGCGTGCAGATCACCTTCGTGtccctccccggcggcgccggcaacgACCTGAAGCGCATACGATTCAGCCGCGAGATGTACGACAAGTGGCAGGCGCAGAAGTGGTGGGGCGACAACAACGATCGCATCATGGAGCTCTACAACGTGCGCCGCTTCAGCCGCCAGGTGCTCCCCACACCGCcgcgcgacgacgacgccgag AGGGAATCCTTCTACTCGCAGTCCCAGGTGGGCTCCATGGCAGGGAGCCCTGCCGCCaccccatcgccggcgccgctcaCCCCGGACAGGATCAGCTGGGGCGCCTtcgcgcgcccggcgccgcccccgtcggccgccgcgcggCAGCACAGCTTCCGcccgctgtcgccgccgccgccgtcctcgtccaACCCTTCCGAGCGGGCctggcagcaccagcagcagcagcagcggcagaaCGGAGCAGCCGGCAAGAGCCCCGCGGCGTCGGAGGCCGCCGCAAcggaggcggcgaggacgacCACCTCGTCGAGGGATGACGTGTCCATCAGCAACGCCAGCGAGATGGAGGTAACGGAGTGGATCATCCAGGACGAGCCCGGCGTCTACATCACCGTCAGGGAGCTCCCCGACGGCACCAGGGAGCTGCGCCGCGTCAGGTTCAG CCGGGAGAGGTTTGCCGAGCTGAACGCCAAGCTGTGGTGGGAGGAGAACAAGGAGAGGATACAGGCTCAGTACCTTTGA
- the LOC117837517 gene encoding cytochrome P450 89A2, whose protein sequence is MEDWLFYSLTTLLCLLCSLLLRARARSPSKINATDESLPPLPPGPAPLPVVGPLLFLARRDFDMEPMLRRITWEYGPVFTFAPLGKARPTIFVAARGAVHRALVQRGVMFASRPPVTASGIVLTSGGRNISSSPYGTTWRTLRRNLAAGVLNPARLRAFSPARRWVLDVLVSRVRTDGGNGERPVTVMEPFQYAMFCLLVYMCFGDRLEDARVRDIEATQRELLSNFLSFQVFSFVPAVTKIVFRRRWEKLISLRRRQEELFVPLIQARREAGADGDCYVDSMVKLIIPEDSGRTLTDDEIVSLCSEFLSAGTDTTATTLQWILANLVKNQAMQDRLRDEVASSVGANGKVREDNLQAMPYLKAVVLEGLRRHPPGHYVLPHAVHEDTTLDGYRVPAGTPVNFAVGDIGLDEEVWDAPSEFRPERFLPGGEGEEVDLTGSKEIKMIPFGAGRRVCPGMALALLHLEYFVANLVREFKWLEADGEDVDLTEKLEFTVVMKRPLKARAVPLRSPSVVAAA, encoded by the coding sequence ATGGAGGACTGGCTCTTCTACTCTCTCACCACGCTGCTCTGCCTCCTTTGCTCGCTCCTGCTGCGTGCCCGTGCCCGCAGTCCAAGCAAGATCAATGCCACCGACGaatccctccctcctctcccaccCGGTCCAGCGCCACTGCCGGTGGTGGGCCCGCTCCTCTTCCTGGCCCGCCGTGACTTCGACATGGAGCCCATGCTCCGTCGCATCACGTGGGAGTACGGTCCGGTCTTCACCTTCGCGCCGCTCGGGAAGGCGCGTCCCACCATCTTCGTGGCAGCCCGTGGGGCTGTGCATCGTGCGCTTGTGCAGCGCGGAGTGATGTTCGCCTCCCGCCCGCCTGTGACAGCCTCGGGCATCGTGCTCACTAGTGGGGGCCGCAACATCAGCTCCTCCCCCTACGGCACCACGTGGCGTACGCTGCGGCGGAACCTTGCAGCGGGTGTGCTCAACCCGGCACGACTCCGGGCATTCTCCCCCGCACGGCGGTGGGTGCTTGACGTCCTTGTCTCCCGTGTCCGCACGGACGGAGGGAACGGGGAACGCCCCGTCACCGTGATGGAGCCGTTCCAGTACGCCATGTTTTGCCTCCTGGTGTACATGTGCTTTGGCGACCGCCTCGAGGACGCGCGCGTGCGAGACATCGAGGCCACACAGCGGGAGCTCCTCAGCAACTTCCTCAGCTTCCAAGTCTTCTCCTTTGTGCCGGCGGTCACCAAGATCGTGTTCCGACGGCGGTGGGAGAAGCTCAtctcgctgcggcggcggcaggaggagctTTTTGTACCGCTGATTCAAGCAAGGAGGGAGGCTGGTGCAGACGGAGACTGCTACGTGGATTCCATGGTGAAGTTGATCATCCCTGAGGACAGCGGCAGAACGCTCACGGACGACGAGATCGTGAGCCTCTGCTCCGAGTTCCTCAGCGCTGGCACCGACACCACGGCCACCACACTGCAGTGGATCCTAGCGAACTTGGTCAAGAACCAAGCAATGCAGGATAGGCTGCGGGATGAGGTGGCTAGCTCCGTCGGTGCCAATGGCAAGGTGCGAGAGGACAACCTGCAAGCGATGCCGTACCTCAAGGCTGTGGTGTTGGAGGGGCTCCGACGCCATCCCCCGGGCCACTACGTGCTCCCACACGCCGTGCACGAGGACACGACGTTGGACGGGTACCGTGTGCCCGCTGGCACACCTGTGAACTTTGCGGTGGGCGACATCGGCCTAGACGAGGAGGTGTGGGATGCACCCTCGGAGTTTCGGCCGGAGCGGTTCCTACCcggcggggaaggggaggaagTGGACCTAACAGGGAGcaaggagatcaagatgatacCATTCGGTGCCGGGCGGAGGGTCTGCCCTGGCATGGCGCTGGCGCTACTACACCTCGAGTACTTCGTAGCCAACCTTGTGAGGGAGTTCAAGTGGCTCGAGGCCGATGGCGAAGACGTGGACCTCACTGAGAAGCTTGAGTTCACTGTGGTCATGAAGCGGCCGCTCAAGGCCAGGGCCGTGCCGCTGCGATCACCGTCTGTTGTTGCAGCTGCTTGA